The following DNA comes from Halorhabdus tiamatea SARL4B.
ATGCCGTCCACTGCGAGTCATGATTGTGTCTCGTCTGTTGGTACGAAGGTGCAGAAGCCGTCCTGAAACACAGCGACAACAGACACGACGGAGACGGGTATTCAGCCATATCAGAAAAACATAAACGTAAACTATTATGTCTACCAACCCACCTATGATGGTCGACAGAGACAACGACAGTGCGGGTACCCTCGGCGGAATATCCACTCGTCGAATGAATTTGACGCTGGTACGCTCCGGTTTGAGCGCCGGAATCCAAGGTCGTGGGAGGATCTACCGCCAGACGCCCGTACTCGGATCATGAATTCAGTCCTCTTCGGGCCGTCAGAGTATCGATTCGGTGACGAAGGGTACGCACGATCGTACAACTACCTGAGATCTTTGCCGGACAATGTGTCGATCGATGCTGTCGTCCACGAGACATCCGACGAGTACACCTTCCGGAACGCCTCGCTGTTACCGATAGAAGGAGAAAGCCGGCTCCGATATAAATACGCCGCGGGCCGGCGGATCAAAGAAATTGTCGACGAGTATGATGTTTTTCATTACCCATATATGAATTTTCCCGACTACGAGCCGATTATTCGCGCCGTTGCACGACGCGACATCCCTGTCGTCGTTGGGCCATGCGAGGCTGGTCACGATGTCCCCCCAGGGGCATTTCAAGATTATGTCGAGAGCATCGTAGGGAACAATGTTCCTAGGGCAGTCAGCGACGTGGGCTACAGCTTTTTCCAGAGTGTCAAGCCACTACTTGATCCGATTCGTGAGTGGTTATTTAAGTGGTCTTTAGCTGGCGCTGATACAATTGTCGCGGTCAACGAAGCCACAAAACAGGTCTACCAGCAGTATGTCGACGGCGACATCGATGTCATCCCCTATGGCGTTCACTTGGATAAATGCGAATACGCGAACCGAGCGGATACCAAAGAAATTCTTTCGGTGGGAAATCTCATTGCCAGAAAGGGATATCGGTATGTCCTCCGAGCAATGCCGGAAGTCTTATCGAAAATCCCAGACGCCCACTTTCACCTCGTCGGCACCGGGCCTCGCAGAGAGTTCCTCCAGGAACTTGCAGTAGATCTCAATATCGAATCGTCGTTCACGATCCACGAGTACCTCCCGCGAGACGAGTTCCAGAAGCGGTTTCGGAGCGCACAGGTGTTCGTACATCCGTCCCTCTCGGAAGGGTACTCCCATATCCGACTCGAAGCAATGGCAAGTGGCTGTCCGGTCGTCGGGACCGACGTCCGAGGTGCTCACGAGATGATCCGTGACGGCGTCGACGGCTATGTTGTCGAGCGGGAGTCGATGTCAGCACTGATCGAGCCGCTTTGTAAAATACTGTCCAACCCGGATCAAGCCAAAGAATTGGGACAGAACGCTCGCGAACGGATTGAACAGCGCCATGACTGGAACGATATCGCTTCTCAGTACATCTCGCTATATGAGCAGGTTCGCAAGTGACGCGTTCGGCTATCGACTACGTGAGCGCCAATCGACGCAGATCGGGACAATGAACTATTGGTAGATCCGATTGGCGAACGAATGAGTGACGATACCTCGCCTATTTCCAGAATCTCGACGCTCTTCAAGGGGGGTAGCATCGCCGCTATCGGCGTCGTGGTTGAATTAGGTATCTCCTTTTTCGCGAAAGTCGTCCTTGCACGGTGGCTCGGGAAAGTTGAGTACGGGGCAGTGTCACTGGGGATCATGTTGATGGCCATGACGTCGACGATCGTCCTGTTGGGACTCCCGTCCGGTATTGGCCGATTTCTTCCACGATACGACGACAGGGCACACCGACGAGGTATCCTCCTCACGGGCTTTAGTATCGTCTTGCCCTTTTCCATCGTCGTCGGCGGTATACTGGTCCTCTTCGCGCCAACGATCGCAACGACAGTGTTTGACAACCCCTCAACCGGTCCGATCCTGCGAGTCTTTGGGTTGATCATCCCGCTTGCGGCAACGATGAAGTTCACGATTGGGGTCGTCCGAGGGATGCAACACACAGTCCCGAAGGTGTATATCCAGAACCTCTCGTTGCCGATTGCCCGTTTCGCAGGGATCGGCGTCGCGATCGCGTTCGGGTTCGGAACAGTGGGGGTCGCCTGGGCATACGCCGTATCCTATGCAGTAGCAGTGACGACAGGAATATACTATTTGTGGCGACATACGTCACTGTTCGAGTTCGGGACTGAGTACACCACGGACTATCGGAACCTGTTGGCATTCTCGTTCCCTCTGTTAATCATGTCAGCGATGTCACTAATATTTAAGGATATTGATATATTTTTTCTTGGATACTACCAGTCGGCCGGTAATGTAGGAATCTACAACGTTGTTTACCCTATTGCACAGCTCCTACTGGTAGCAGTCACTTCTTTTGGATTCATTTTCATGCCAGTTCTCTCAGAACTCCACAGCGAAGGAAAGATAGACGAGATGGCACGCCTCTATGAGGTCGTCACCAAGTGGGTCTTCATGTCAACACTCCCTCTATTTCTTGTGTTTGTCCTGTTCCCTGATCTATCACTGGAGATTACTTTCGGCGGCGAATACCGCCCCGGTGCGCCGGCACTCGTAATTCTCGGATTGGGTTTTATTACACATACTGCAGCGGGACCGAACATGGATCTGCTGACTTCAATTGGCCGCACTCGACTCATCATGTACGACAATAGCGTCGTTGCAGCGGTTAATCTCGCGTTAAACATTGTATTAATTCCGCGTTACTCCTTTATTGGGGCTGCAGTCGCGACTGCTGTCGCATATGCGCTACTGAATCTTTTGTATACGTATCAGCTCTACCGCATAGCCAAGATCCAACCGTTGACTCCGGCAATGATCAAGCCAACAGTCATCGCCGTTGGACTTATCGGAATGATATATGTTATTGCGAAAATATTTGTCCCACTGAATCTCGTAACGCTTCCTCTTCTGTTTGGAGTTTTCGTTACTGTTTATGGGATTTCCATCCTACGGTTCGGCGGTATCGAGTCTGAGGAAGTCCAGCTCGTGTTGCGTTTTGAGGACCGTTTCGGTGTCGATCTCGGACCGATAAAAGTAATCGCGAACTGGTTCATTTCTTGAACGAATAGGTCCGCACATGTTTTAGGGGGCGGGAAAGAATCATAGTAAAATGCCAACCCGCGACGACGTCTGCGTCCTCATCCCTACTTACAACGAGGCGGCGGCCATCGGCGAGGTCATCGACGGCTTCCACGACCAGGATCTCCAGAACGTCCTCGTCATCGACGGTGGCTCCGACGACGACACCCAGCAGATCTCCGCCGACCACGGCGCACGCGTCGTCGAACAATCAGGCAGCGGCAAGGGCCAGGCCGTCCGGGAGGCTTTCGAGCACATCGACGCGCCTTACGTCCTCATGGTGGACGGCGACGGCACCTATCGCCCGGAAGACGCCCACGCACTCCTCGAGCCACTCCTCTCAGACGAGGCCGACCACGTCATCGGCAACCGCTTCGCCGACATGGAATCGGGCGCGATGACGCGACTCAACCGCGTCGGTAACCGCCTCATCAATCGGGCGTTCGAGACGATTCACGGCCGGAACTTCGTTGACATCCTCTCGGGGTATCGCGCGATGACTCGCGAGTCGATCGAGCGCTTCGACCTCTCTTCGGAGGGCTTCGGCATCGAAACCGAACTCTCCGTCGAGTGCGTCAAACACAACGTCACGACCGAGATCGTCCCGATCCGCTACGAGAGCCGGCCCGACGAGACAGAGACCAACTTGCGCCCGTTCCGCGACGGCGGAATCATCCTCCTGACGCTGTACCGGATGGCCAAGACGAACAACCCCCTGTTCTACTTCGGGAGCGTCGGGATCGCGAGCTTACTCGCCGGTGGTGGACTCGGGACGTACGTCGGCGTCGAGTGGTTCACGCGCGGGATCTCCCACAACGTCCTCGCGATGGTCGGGGGCATCGCGATCGTCTTCGGCGTCCAGTTGCTCATGTTCGGGACGCTCTCGGACATGGTGCTCAAACTCCATCGCGAACAGATGCACCGCCTCGATCAGGTCCTCGACGACGATCGCGACCGGGACGAGAGATCGCGCGAGTGACGGCGAAAACGGGGTCGAGACGACGTCAAAACGGCATCAGCGAGCGGAGTTGGCCGATGATCCCACTCGGATTCTGCGCGCGTCGCCGTTCGAAGATCGGGTGGGCGGCGTTGAGGAGGTTCTGTTCGGTCTCGAAAGACGTCCGATCGATCTCCGAGAGGACGTCTTCCAGAGACACTGTGTTTCCGGAGGCGTTGTACGGGACTTCCAGATCGCCGTGCGTTTCGCGCAACTCGTCGGCGGTCGCGGGAAACGAGACGTCCTCGAGGCGAGCGTCGAGCGCGGGAATGCCGAACTCGATAACGTCCGGCTCCGAGAGGCCGTCGTCGGCAGGTGGGCGAACTCCCATCGTGTCCCCGAATGCTCCCGATCGGGTAAAAACCTGCGGGCGCGGTCCGGGCCGATTGCTCGTGACAGCGAGCGCACCCGCCGAGCGGTCCAAGCCGGGCCCGGGCGTCAGTGATAAACCCGCAAGCCCCCTGTGACCGTGTATGTCGTCGATGGCGTGGGCGTCGATCGCGTTCCCGCTGGCGACGGGCGGCGTTCGATCGGCGATCGAGGCCGTCCCGCTCGTGGCCTGGCAACTGCTGTTGACGACAGGCATTCTCGTTTCCGTGATCGTGCTCTATCGAACGGCGCGTCCCCACGGCCAGTGGGGCCAGCGCCTCCGGTCGCGGCTGGTTCTCGGCCTGCCCTGGGGAACGCTTCTCGGCCTGGCGTTCGTCGTCTGCGTGTACCTCTTCGTCCAGGGCGGACTGGGGAACCTCCGAGATCCAGTCAGCCTGCCGTTTCAGGCAACCTCGTACGCCTACCCACTCGGAGTCCTCACGGCTGGGTTCGCCCACGTGAGCTGGGGACACCTGGTCGGCAACCTCTGGGCCGGCCTCGTCTTCGGATCGATCGCGGAGTACGCCTGGAGTCACTACCCCGCCGAGCGTGGCAGCGCGTCGTTCGCGTCGTGGTCGAGCAATCCGTTCGTCCGGGTTGCAATCTTCTTCACGACCATGCTCCTCGCAGGGCTACTCACGGCAGCGTTCTCCTGGGGGCCGATCATCGGCTTCTCGGGCGTGACCTACGCGCTAGCCGGATTCGCACTCGTCTTTTACCCGGTCTCGACGATTGTCGCGGTCGCCGGTTGGACTCGCCTCCGACACGTCTACACCGCGTTCGCCTCGCCGTACTCGATCGCGGAGGCGAGCGTCAGCTACGATTCTGTCTGGTGGGCGAGCACCGCCGTGCAGGGCCACGTCTTCGGCTTCCTGCTTGGAGTGTTCGTCGCCGCACTCGTCGTCCGGTTCCGCGGGACGACCACGAATCCAGCGCGGATCTGGCTCGCGGCCATGATCTATGGCATCGCCAACGGGCTCTGGCGGGTCTACTGGTTCCTGGGCGATGGTCAGTACGTCCAGTTCAAGGCGGTCGGGACGACGCTGGTGTTCGTCCTCGCCGGGCTGATCGTCGCCCTCGTCGCTGGATCAGACCGATCTGCGTTCGCCTCGCTCCCACAGGTCGACCGGCTGGTCGATCCGACGCCACGGTGGCAGATCGCGGCGAGCGTGCTGCTCGCAGTGCTGGTGACGATGTCGATTGTCGGAGCAACCTTGAACCTCGTTGCCCCCGCCGGCGGTGGCCTCCCCGACGACGCCGTCGAAGTCAACGACTACGAGATCGCCTACGCCGAGAACGTCACCAACCGCCAGATTGCGGTCCTGGATCTGCCGTTCCTCGAGCAGGTCACACAGGTCCAGACGAGCGGCGTGATCGTCACGAGCGAGAAACGCCACCTCTGGCGACGTGCGATTTCCAAACGCGCCCTGGAAGCACGCGGCAGTGGTCGCGTCCTCGTCGGCGGTGTCGGCTGGCGCACCTCGGTCTGGGCGACCCGGTCAGGGTGGTCGGTCGTCGGCGGGAACAGCACCTATCGTGTGTTCCTCGATCCCGACGGTGACGAGAAGCGCCTTGTCCACACGTCCACACCAGCGGTCGCGGATCTCCGACTCGCCAATCGAACGATCGCGATCCGTCCGGCGGCCGACGCGTTCGAAGTGGCCGTCAGACGGGGCAACCAGACGCTCGGCACGGTCGCAGTTCCCGGGAACGGCGGCAATGCGACCGTCGGCGGGGTCAGGTTCGACCGGACTGGTCGTGACCTCTATGCGAGCATCGACGGGACGCGTATTCGCGTGGCCAACCGACAGGTGCCACCGACCCGACAGTAACCGGGCTCTGGACTATCTCCGTGAGCCGGCGGGTCACCACTCGATCCGGAACAGTTCAATGTCGATGTCGCGCTCGTCGTCGTCGTGGAAGGCGAACTGCCGTGGGACCGAAAGTGTCGACCGGTAGGCGGCCGTGACCTCACCGCCGTTGTCGGCGGCGAAGGACTCGACGAAGTCGGCGCTGCCCGCGTTGTGGATCGAGTACGAGACCGTCGATATCTCCGCGGCGGCCCCAAGAAACCGCCGATCGGCGTGTTCGTTGCCGGACTGCGCGCCGAAGGGAGGGTTCATCAGTACCGTGACTGGCTCAGCCAGACAGAGCGGGGGATCGGTCGCGTCAGCCCGCAACCAGGCGACTGCGGTCTCGGTCCCGATTCGGTCCTGATTCGCGCGCGCTGTCGACAGCGGTTTCGGATCGATGTCCACGCCGACCACGCGAGCAGGATCACGGAGGGCTGCCCCGAGTGCGAGCATTCCGGTCCCACACCCCAGATCGACGACCGTTCGTCCCGCGACGTCGCCGTTGAGATCCGCCAGATGGACGAGATATGCGGCGACTGCCGGGGGTGTCCGGTACTGTTCGAGCGACGCGTCCGGCTCGTCGAACCCGGTGAGGACTCCCAGTCGCTGGGCTAACTGTCGTTTGGTGCTCATCAGTGGCGGCCCGCCTGGCTCTCCAGACGTCTTGCTTCCTCATAAGCGTTCGACGTCACGTCGGGTATCGACAGCGGTGCCGCGCCGGACAGCGCGGCGAAACGGACACTCTCCGACGCTCAGGAGCTCCAGAGATGTCGATCCTCCATCGACTCCGGGGCCCTGTAGCCCAGTACCGCGTGTCCCTGCGATTCGTGCCACGACGCCATCCGCTCGTCGATGTACTCCGAGCAGTCCTTACAGTACCATGTTGCCATATGTGTCCTCCTGGCGGGTGCGTACCGTGACGCCGCCGTCCGCCGTGAGCTACAATTAACCACGATACAGGATAATCTTTCCGGTACTTCTGGTTCTGCGGGAACGTACTGCGACAGGGGGAGAAGAAATCCCGTGACTCGACACTATTCACCCGAACGCTCAATGGGCCGGTGGCCCACGTGGGCGTATGGAACGACATCATCTCTACGGGGCTACCTTCGGCATCGTCGGCCTGCTGCTGGCCGGCATTCAACTCGTCCACGCGACCGAACAGACCGACGTTGCGGTCGCGATCCTCGTCGACGGCATCCCGTTCGCGATGCTGGGGTTGACGCTCTCGTTCGCCGGCTACTGGCTTGCGACTTCGACCGAGTACGAGGCAGACCTCCCCCGGATCGCCGCTTGGGCGGTTGGGGGAACGCTCCTGTTCACGGCGGTCGTGGCGCTGATGCTATTCAGTCAGCGTGTCGCCCCCGGGACGCTACAGCGAGTAACGTATACAGCGATCGACGGCGTGACGGTCGGAGCGATCGCCGGGACGCTCGTCGGCCTCTACGACGCCCGGAGTCGACACCATCGCCGCCGTCTCCAGTGCGAACGTGACCGAACGGAAGCGTTCGCGCGCAAGGCCGCCGACCTCAACAATTACGGTCGGGCGCTCGCTCAGTCGTCGTCGGTCGAGGAGGTCGGCGCGTTCTGCATCCAGGCCGTCTCCTCGCTGCTCGGTCTCGATCAAACCGCGTACGTCGAAGTCGAACCCGACAACGAACGGATCGTCAGCAGCACGGTCGCAGCCGTGTCCGACGACGAGATACGACGCCTGGCGAGAACAGGAGGTGACCAGGACGACGTGGTCGTCTACGGGCACGAACACACGGGCGATCCATCGACAACGTTCGAGCACTTTGGGTCGATGACGGTTCGCTTAGACAACACGGTCGGGACGACGGGCGTCCTCGTGACTGTCGGGGACATCACAACTGAACTCTCCGCCGAAGACGAACAGCTCCTCGAGTTGCTCTCCTCACACGCCGGGATGGTGCTCGATCAACTCTATCGACGCAGGGAACCGGAGACGGCGAGTTCAAACGGTCAAACGTAATTTCGACCGGATCAGGATTCCCCATCCCCGTCAGGACCGAGGCGCACGCCGGGTTCGACGAACCGATCGCTCGTTCGCGTTCGATTCCGGTCGGCAATCGCTCCCCAGGCAGACAGGCCCGCTTCGATCCACTCGGGCGAACAATCGAGAACTGCCCCGAGTGCGCCCACCTCGCGCGGCGCACGTAACTGGAGGTGTGAGGTCGCGTCGGCACTGACGACGTACGGCGCGTCGTACTGCTCGATGAGTTCCCGTAGCTTGCGGAGTCCACGGATCGCCTCGACGCGAGCACCACCGTCGGCCCTGAGAACCTCCCGCAGCGACCACTCGAGGTGAACCCCGTTTTCGGCCGCCGTCTTGGCGATGACGTGGTTGACGTCACCGTCGTCCGAAAGCGGGTGGGCCAGCACGTCGACCGCTGGCTGCTCGACAGCGAAGCGGTTCAGCTCGACGGAACCGCCGTGAACGGCGACAATCGTCCGCCGATCCCGATGGTTGCCGACGAATCCGCTGGCACGTGAGGGATCATCGG
Coding sequences within:
- a CDS encoding DUF5789 family protein, which produces MGVRPPADDGLSEPDVIEFGIPALDARLEDVSFPATADELRETHGDLEVPYNASGNTVSLEDVLSEIDRTSFETEQNLLNAAHPIFERRRAQNPSGIIGQLRSLMPF
- a CDS encoding flippase, which gives rise to MSDDTSPISRISTLFKGGSIAAIGVVVELGISFFAKVVLARWLGKVEYGAVSLGIMLMAMTSTIVLLGLPSGIGRFLPRYDDRAHRRGILLTGFSIVLPFSIVVGGILVLFAPTIATTVFDNPSTGPILRVFGLIIPLAATMKFTIGVVRGMQHTVPKVYIQNLSLPIARFAGIGVAIAFGFGTVGVAWAYAVSYAVAVTTGIYYLWRHTSLFEFGTEYTTDYRNLLAFSFPLLIMSAMSLIFKDIDIFFLGYYQSAGNVGIYNVVYPIAQLLLVAVTSFGFIFMPVLSELHSEGKIDEMARLYEVVTKWVFMSTLPLFLVFVLFPDLSLEITFGGEYRPGAPALVILGLGFITHTAAGPNMDLLTSIGRTRLIMYDNSVVAAVNLALNIVLIPRYSFIGAAVATAVAYALLNLLYTYQLYRIAKIQPLTPAMIKPTVIAVGLIGMIYVIAKIFVPLNLVTLPLLFGVFVTVYGISILRFGGIESEEVQLVLRFEDRFGVDLGPIKVIANWFIS
- a CDS encoding glycosyltransferase family 4 protein, which encodes MNSVLFGPSEYRFGDEGYARSYNYLRSLPDNVSIDAVVHETSDEYTFRNASLLPIEGESRLRYKYAAGRRIKEIVDEYDVFHYPYMNFPDYEPIIRAVARRDIPVVVGPCEAGHDVPPGAFQDYVESIVGNNVPRAVSDVGYSFFQSVKPLLDPIREWLFKWSLAGADTIVAVNEATKQVYQQYVDGDIDVIPYGVHLDKCEYANRADTKEILSVGNLIARKGYRYVLRAMPEVLSKIPDAHFHLVGTGPRREFLQELAVDLNIESSFTIHEYLPRDEFQKRFRSAQVFVHPSLSEGYSHIRLEAMASGCPVVGTDVRGAHEMIRDGVDGYVVERESMSALIEPLCKILSNPDQAKELGQNARERIEQRHDWNDIASQYISLYEQVRK
- a CDS encoding RNase P subunit p30 family protein gives rise to the protein MYEAAHAQPEGESTVARLALTAAEYGYDGLVVRNHGDASPEYDRADLAETYGIDLVDGVEIRTDDPSRASGFVGNHRDRRTIVAVHGGSVELNRFAVEQPAVDVLAHPLSDDGDVNHVIAKTAAENGVHLEWSLREVLRADGGARVEAIRGLRKLRELIEQYDAPYVVSADATSHLQLRAPREVGALGAVLDCSPEWIEAGLSAWGAIADRNRTRTSDRFVEPGVRLGPDGDGES
- a CDS encoding rhomboid family intramembrane serine protease, translating into MSSMAWASIAFPLATGGVRSAIEAVPLVAWQLLLTTGILVSVIVLYRTARPHGQWGQRLRSRLVLGLPWGTLLGLAFVVCVYLFVQGGLGNLRDPVSLPFQATSYAYPLGVLTAGFAHVSWGHLVGNLWAGLVFGSIAEYAWSHYPAERGSASFASWSSNPFVRVAIFFTTMLLAGLLTAAFSWGPIIGFSGVTYALAGFALVFYPVSTIVAVAGWTRLRHVYTAFASPYSIAEASVSYDSVWWASTAVQGHVFGFLLGVFVAALVVRFRGTTTNPARIWLAAMIYGIANGLWRVYWFLGDGQYVQFKAVGTTLVFVLAGLIVALVAGSDRSAFASLPQVDRLVDPTPRWQIAASVLLAVLVTMSIVGATLNLVAPAGGGLPDDAVEVNDYEIAYAENVTNRQIAVLDLPFLEQVTQVQTSGVIVTSEKRHLWRRAISKRALEARGSGRVLVGGVGWRTSVWATRSGWSVVGGNSTYRVFLDPDGDEKRLVHTSTPAVADLRLANRTIAIRPAADAFEVAVRRGNQTLGTVAVPGNGGNATVGGVRFDRTGRDLYASIDGTRIRVANRQVPPTRQ
- the aglJ gene encoding S-layer glycoprotein N-glycosyltransferase AglJ → MPTRDDVCVLIPTYNEAAAIGEVIDGFHDQDLQNVLVIDGGSDDDTQQISADHGARVVEQSGSGKGQAVREAFEHIDAPYVLMVDGDGTYRPEDAHALLEPLLSDEADHVIGNRFADMESGAMTRLNRVGNRLINRAFETIHGRNFVDILSGYRAMTRESIERFDLSSEGFGIETELSVECVKHNVTTEIVPIRYESRPDETETNLRPFRDGGIILLTLYRMAKTNNPLFYFGSVGIASLLAGGGLGTYVGVEWFTRGISHNVLAMVGGIAIVFGVQLLMFGTLSDMVLKLHREQMHRLDQVLDDDRDRDERSRE
- a CDS encoding METTL5 family protein, with amino-acid sequence MSTKRQLAQRLGVLTGFDEPDASLEQYRTPPAVAAYLVHLADLNGDVAGRTVVDLGCGTGMLALGAALRDPARVVGVDIDPKPLSTARANQDRIGTETAVAWLRADATDPPLCLAEPVTVLMNPPFGAQSGNEHADRRFLGAAAEISTVSYSIHNAGSADFVESFAADNGGEVTAAYRSTLSVPRQFAFHDDDERDIDIELFRIEW